A single Magnetovibrio sp. PR-2 DNA region contains:
- a CDS encoding PDC sensor domain-containing protein — protein sequence MTQSTEATDMTEQDPSDIRSVIFKQREMLTSMISRAMRKLSHDCVDLMHDREGLEARLNTALDEIKYCKHLYVMNADGVQICDNITRKGADHAHYGRDRSNRPYMLGVLASGNFRLSEAYISKNSKRPSLTAVRVIRDPNAKHVGFLGADYDLRELPATQGLYEEKHDWQQIKGDPSIRTHLFEQQRVESRLDKRLEDAIPLLAELMTHHGVYHSKLHFSSSRATVWQVDNPYTYRLLSCEDLIDPSTCLAYPHHEYMDKAIVPTDAIAPIFEMFRELRFADENIYLRSGSLNIVNGMVALNFSCDGSHYIRYDEFLKNGLEFWFGHVG from the coding sequence GTGACCCAGTCCACCGAAGCCACAGATATGACAGAGCAAGACCCGTCCGACATCCGCTCGGTCATCTTCAAACAGCGCGAAATGCTGACGTCGATGATTTCGCGCGCCATGCGGAAATTGTCCCATGACTGCGTCGATTTGATGCATGACCGCGAAGGTCTGGAGGCGCGCCTCAACACGGCGCTCGACGAGATTAAATATTGTAAGCACCTCTACGTCATGAACGCCGACGGCGTACAGATTTGCGACAACATCACGCGCAAGGGCGCTGATCACGCCCACTATGGACGGGACCGCTCCAACCGGCCTTATATGCTGGGTGTGTTGGCTTCGGGCAACTTCCGCTTGTCGGAAGCCTATATCTCCAAAAACTCAAAGCGTCCGTCGCTCACCGCTGTGCGTGTGATCCGCGACCCCAATGCCAAGCACGTGGGCTTTTTGGGCGCAGACTATGACTTGCGCGAACTGCCCGCGACCCAAGGTCTGTACGAAGAAAAACACGATTGGCAACAGATCAAGGGCGATCCGTCGATCCGCACGCACCTGTTTGAACAACAACGCGTCGAAAGCCGATTGGATAAACGTTTAGAGGATGCCATTCCGCTGTTGGCTGAGCTGATGACGCACCACGGGGTCTATCACTCCAAACTGCATTTTTCGTCGAGCCGCGCAACCGTTTGGCAGGTGGACAATCCCTATACCTACCGCTTGCTCAGCTGCGAAGACTTAATTGATCCCAGCACATGCTTGGCCTATCCGCACCATGAATACATGGACAAAGCGATTGTGCCGACCGACGCCATTGCACCCATCTTTGAAATGTTTCGCGAGCTTCGCTTTGCGGATGAGAACATCTATCTGCGTTCCGGCTCACTCAACATCGTCAACGGCATGGTCGCCTTGAACTTTTCATGCGACGGCTCACATTACATCCGTTATGACGAGTTTTTGAAAAATGGCCTGGAGTTTTGGTTTGGTCACGTCGGCTAG
- a CDS encoding bacteriohemerythrin, which produces MYKPIWGIPHIGIEAIDHDHQHIVHLMNKLDHEHLTEEELRRVVEQLISYTQYHYRREEVVMDICGYPDKERHCELHDFVKNKVRKLDEDWRKERTVENLHKLQNLLHSIWLDHIIEEDSESMTYARGRELEINQALLEIEIFDPH; this is translated from the coding sequence TTGTACAAGCCGATATGGGGGATACCCCATATCGGCATCGAAGCCATCGATCACGATCATCAACACATCGTCCATTTGATGAACAAGTTGGATCACGAACATCTGACCGAAGAAGAGCTGCGCCGTGTCGTCGAACAACTGATCAGTTATACGCAATACCACTATCGCCGTGAAGAAGTGGTGATGGACATTTGCGGCTATCCCGACAAAGAACGCCATTGCGAGCTACATGACTTTGTGAAAAACAAAGTGAGAAAGTTGGATGAGGACTGGCGCAAAGAACGCACCGTCGAAAACTTACACAAGCTGCAAAACCTTCTGCACAGCATTTGGCTGGATCATATTATTGAAGAAGATAGTGAATCGATGACCTATGCCCGTGGGCGGGAACTGGAAATCAACCAAGCCCTTTTGGAGATAGAAATCTTTGACCCGCACTAA
- a CDS encoding cation:proton antiporter: MELFYVLLVLLVVTRTFGIAVERLGQPALIGELVAGIALGVIGAAMAPSHPFIGDLRHNDIFIALTNLGMFFLMLLAGIEMQPHKIMKYSITAFLVALGGLVLPLALGFGLGWMFLPEGPLKIAQSFFLGTALAITAVPASVRVLMDLGKLNTPVGQVIVTAAVFDDVLSLLLLAFLTGMVSGNGASTPQEMMGLGLDIISFFAITILLGIYGFPKGAVLLKHIREKELDFSLILIAAFAFAVLAELMGLHFILGPFVAGMFVGRRVLDKSTYMAVKSKISATTLGFLAPVFFASVGLNLEVSAFTEVPVFLALLIVAAFVGKIVGAGAMARLRRRFDNRESLAVGVGMSARGAVELVIADIALKAGLFTTAVGANASDPVVANIFSAVVVMAIVTTVVTSVSLRFILTATHGGEEDEGDEWDDEKKLDESP; encoded by the coding sequence ATGGAACTGTTTTATGTCCTCTTGGTGCTGTTGGTTGTTACGCGCACCTTCGGCATCGCAGTAGAAAGACTGGGCCAGCCCGCATTGATTGGCGAACTGGTTGCGGGCATCGCTTTAGGTGTCATCGGTGCAGCCATGGCGCCATCCCACCCGTTTATCGGGGATCTCAGACACAACGATATCTTCATCGCACTGACCAACTTAGGCATGTTTTTCTTGATGCTGTTGGCCGGCATAGAAATGCAGCCGCACAAAATCATGAAGTATTCCATCACCGCCTTTTTGGTGGCGCTGGGTGGTCTCGTGTTGCCGCTGGCATTGGGCTTTGGTTTGGGCTGGATGTTTTTGCCCGAAGGCCCGCTAAAAATTGCCCAAAGCTTCTTCTTAGGGACGGCGTTGGCCATCACCGCGGTTCCGGCATCCGTGCGCGTGTTGATGGATTTAGGCAAGCTCAATACGCCGGTCGGTCAAGTCATCGTGACAGCTGCGGTATTCGACGACGTGTTGAGCCTGCTGTTGCTGGCGTTCTTGACGGGCATGGTGTCGGGCAACGGTGCAAGCACACCGCAAGAGATGATGGGGCTGGGCCTCGACATTATCAGCTTCTTCGCCATCACGATTTTGTTGGGCATATACGGCTTTCCCAAAGGGGCGGTGTTGCTCAAACACATCCGCGAAAAAGAGCTCGATTTTTCCCTGATCCTCATCGCCGCATTTGCGTTTGCCGTGCTGGCTGAACTCATGGGGTTGCACTTCATCTTAGGCCCCTTCGTCGCGGGCATGTTCGTTGGACGGCGGGTGTTGGACAAAAGCACCTATATGGCTGTTAAGTCGAAAATCAGTGCCACAACGTTGGGGTTCTTAGCGCCTGTATTCTTCGCATCGGTTGGGCTGAACCTGGAAGTGAGTGCTTTCACAGAAGTGCCCGTGTTTTTGGCGTTGCTCATCGTTGCTGCATTCGTTGGTAAGATCGTCGGCGCGGGAGCCATGGCTCGCCTGCGCAGACGGTTTGACAATCGCGAAAGCTTAGCCGTTGGTGTGGGGATGAGTGCGCGGGGTGCGGTCGAGTTGGTCATCGCCGATATCGCGCTTAAAGCCGGACTGTTCACAACGGCTGTCGGGGCCAATGCTTCCGACCCTGTGGTGGCCAATATATTCTCGGCTGTTGTGGTCATGGCGATCGTGACAACGGTCGTTACATCGGTGAGCTTGCGGTTCATTTTAACAGCAACACACGGGGGAGAAGAAGACGAGGGAGATGAGTGGGATGATGAGAAAAAGTTAGACGAATCGCCCTGA
- a CDS encoding DUF3047 domain-containing protein, producing MRATFALVLAVAVPGFAVANDVTVGAFSQGDLSGWETEVFNAETGYALVEGEAGTVLKAEANASASGLFKKIKIDLSQTPCLKWRWKVDGTLQGLNETIKAGDDYAARVYVVVSTGPFFWQTRAISYVWSGSRPVGDVWPNAYTDKATMVAMQSGNARAGQWVLETRNVLADVQRFVGEDMTTVDAVALMSDTDDSGLSATAYYGDIFLTSCD from the coding sequence ATGAGGGCTACTTTTGCCCTCGTGTTGGCGGTAGCGGTGCCAGGCTTTGCGGTGGCGAACGATGTAACGGTTGGTGCATTTTCTCAAGGCGATTTGTCGGGCTGGGAAACGGAAGTGTTTAACGCTGAGACTGGCTACGCTCTGGTTGAGGGTGAGGCGGGAACGGTGCTGAAGGCCGAAGCCAATGCCAGTGCGTCGGGTCTGTTTAAAAAAATCAAAATAGATCTCAGCCAAACCCCGTGTTTGAAATGGCGGTGGAAAGTTGACGGAACCCTGCAAGGTTTGAACGAAACCATAAAAGCCGGAGACGATTATGCGGCGCGGGTTTATGTGGTGGTTTCAACGGGACCGTTTTTCTGGCAAACCCGCGCCATCAGCTATGTCTGGTCAGGCTCTCGCCCGGTGGGGGATGTGTGGCCGAACGCTTATACCGACAAGGCCACGATGGTGGCCATGCAAAGCGGGAATGCAAGGGCCGGGCAGTGGGTTCTTGAAACCCGAAATGTCTTGGCCGATGTTCAGCGCTTTGTCGGTGAGGACATGACCACGGTGGACGCCGTTGCCCTGATGTCGGACACGGACGACAGCGGCCTGAGTGCCACGGCGTACTATGGAGATATTTTCCTCACGTCGTGCGACTAA
- the recJ gene encoding single-stranded-DNA-specific exonuclease RecJ, producing the protein MDSQHATVSEFLKEEQLSLTGKRWLVKSADERQGLALSQRLRVPEVVGRVLASRGYDVDTAPTFLEPKLKTDLPDPSHLKDMNKAATRIADAVEAGEGIAIFGDYDVDGATSSALLKRFLEAVGAKVTVYIPDRLEEGYGPNAPALIKLKDQGNAVVVTVDCGQTAFEALEVGTDAGLDIVVVDHHAGEPHLPKAHAVVNPNRIDDDSPHGQMAAVGVAFLVAVAVNRELKDRDWYKDRPAPNLMGWLDIVALGTVCDVVPLTGVNRALVAQGLKVLAQRTNPGLRMLGDVAGINEKPGAYHLGFVLGPRINAGGRVGQSDLGTRLLSTPDESEAFALAQRLNDFNADRQDIEAAVLDEAVLQVDTRIGDGEPGPVIIAHGMGWHPGVVGIVASRLKERYNRPACVISFDGDDEGSLGTASGRSVSGVDLGSAVIAARQMGLLLKGGGHAMAAGFSLEKGKLAELEEFLSERISKAVGGTPPPPGLYIDSVMAASGANMHLVKTLDQIGPFGVGNPEPRFCIRDAIIAKATPVGADQSHVSLILTDPGGAGRLKGIAFRAFDTDLGKALINHGGAPFHFVGRLRVNVWNGYESVQLMVDDAVKAWS; encoded by the coding sequence ATGGATTCTCAACACGCGACCGTTTCTGAATTTTTGAAAGAGGAGCAGCTTTCGCTGACCGGGAAACGCTGGTTGGTGAAGTCTGCGGATGAGCGTCAGGGGTTGGCGCTGTCTCAGCGTCTGCGTGTGCCTGAAGTGGTGGGGCGGGTGTTGGCGTCGCGCGGCTACGATGTGGACACGGCGCCGACGTTTTTGGAGCCCAAGCTCAAAACCGACCTGCCGGACCCTTCGCACCTCAAAGACATGAACAAAGCCGCTACACGCATCGCCGACGCCGTAGAGGCGGGTGAGGGCATCGCCATCTTCGGCGACTACGACGTGGACGGCGCAACGTCCTCAGCGCTCTTAAAACGCTTTTTAGAGGCCGTGGGCGCAAAGGTCACGGTTTATATCCCCGACAGGCTTGAAGAAGGCTACGGCCCCAATGCGCCGGCACTGATTAAGCTCAAAGACCAAGGCAACGCGGTTGTGGTTACGGTGGACTGCGGACAGACGGCGTTTGAGGCGTTGGAGGTGGGCACGGACGCGGGTCTCGACATCGTCGTGGTGGACCATCACGCAGGTGAGCCGCACCTGCCCAAGGCGCATGCTGTGGTCAACCCCAATCGCATCGACGATGACAGCCCTCACGGCCAAATGGCGGCGGTGGGGGTGGCGTTTTTGGTCGCTGTGGCGGTCAATCGCGAACTCAAAGACAGGGATTGGTACAAAGACCGCCCGGCCCCCAATCTGATGGGGTGGCTCGACATCGTTGCCCTTGGCACCGTGTGCGACGTGGTGCCGTTGACGGGTGTGAACCGCGCGCTGGTGGCCCAAGGGCTTAAAGTCTTGGCCCAGCGCACCAACCCAGGTCTGCGCATGCTGGGCGACGTGGCGGGCATCAATGAGAAACCCGGTGCGTATCACTTGGGCTTTGTTCTTGGCCCGCGCATCAACGCAGGCGGACGTGTCGGCCAATCGGATTTGGGCACACGCTTGCTGTCCACGCCGGACGAAAGCGAAGCCTTCGCGCTGGCCCAGCGCTTGAACGACTTCAACGCCGACCGCCAAGACATCGAAGCGGCAGTGCTGGACGAAGCAGTTTTGCAAGTGGACACCCGCATTGGGGACGGCGAACCGGGCCCTGTGATCATCGCACACGGCATGGGCTGGCATCCGGGCGTGGTGGGCATCGTGGCCTCGCGCTTGAAAGAACGCTATAACCGCCCCGCGTGCGTCATCAGCTTTGACGGCGATGATGAGGGCAGCCTCGGTACCGCCTCAGGCCGGTCTGTGAGCGGTGTGGACTTGGGCTCTGCCGTGATTGCCGCGCGCCAAATGGGGCTCTTGCTCAAGGGCGGCGGGCACGCCATGGCGGCAGGCTTTTCGTTGGAGAAGGGCAAGCTCGCAGAGCTGGAAGAGTTTCTGTCCGAACGCATATCCAAAGCCGTGGGTGGCACGCCTCCACCCCCGGGGCTTTACATCGACAGCGTTATGGCCGCGTCCGGTGCCAACATGCACTTGGTCAAAACCTTGGACCAAATCGGCCCGTTTGGCGTCGGCAATCCAGAACCACGCTTTTGCATCCGCGATGCCATCATCGCCAAAGCCACGCCGGTGGGCGCGGACCAAAGCCATGTGAGCTTGATCCTCACCGACCCGGGCGGGGCGGGGCGTTTAAAAGGCATTGCGTTTCGAGCGTTCGACACGGATTTGGGCAAAGCGCTCATCAACCACGGCGGCGCACCGTTCCACTTCGTCGGCCGCCTGCGCGTCAATGTGTGGAACGGCTACGAAAGCGTTCAGTTGATGGTGGACGATGCGGTGAAGGCTTGGTCGTGA
- a CDS encoding homoserine dehydrogenase, translated as MSNEPFKVAIAGLGTVGGGTVKVLEDHKDVIAKRCGRPVVVSAVSALTKEGLDFDVEGYDWYSDALDMATNSDADMVVELIGGSDGIAKKIVEAALQAGKHVVTANKALVAHHGAALDGMAEASGVSLNYEAAVAGGIPVIKSIRESLAGNTINKVQGILNGTCNYILTTMRVEGSDFSDVLKDAQELGYAEADPTFDIEGIDAAHKLAILASVAFGVEINFKDVHVEGITHVSAVDIEFAEELGYRIKLLGVAERRNGTVEQRVHPTMVPLSAPISQVEGVFNSVVIDGDAVDTVVLVGRGAGELPTASAVVGDICDIARGLSVPTFSVPVSDLEKVPTRDMAEHVGAYYVRLSLTDEPGVFADVAAALRDNNVSMESMIQRGREEGKPVPVVMTTHETKEADMVKALAAIEALDRVVDKPCMIRIEGA; from the coding sequence ATGAGCAACGAACCTTTTAAGGTTGCTATCGCCGGTCTTGGAACGGTCGGCGGCGGAACGGTTAAAGTTCTGGAAGACCACAAGGACGTCATCGCCAAACGCTGCGGTCGTCCGGTGGTGGTAAGCGCCGTCAGTGCGCTGACGAAAGAAGGCCTGGACTTCGATGTCGAAGGCTATGACTGGTATTCCGACGCCCTGGACATGGCGACCAACTCTGACGCCGATATGGTGGTTGAGCTGATCGGCGGGTCAGACGGTATCGCTAAAAAAATCGTCGAAGCCGCGCTTCAGGCGGGCAAGCACGTGGTCACGGCCAACAAAGCCCTGGTGGCGCACCACGGTGCGGCCCTGGACGGCATGGCCGAAGCCAGCGGTGTCAGCTTGAATTATGAAGCGGCTGTGGCCGGTGGTATTCCGGTGATCAAGTCCATCCGCGAAAGCTTGGCGGGCAACACGATCAACAAGGTGCAAGGCATCTTGAACGGCACGTGCAACTACATCCTCACGACCATGCGTGTCGAAGGCAGCGATTTCTCTGACGTGTTAAAAGACGCGCAAGAGCTGGGCTACGCCGAAGCGGACCCAACGTTCGACATTGAAGGCATCGACGCCGCGCACAAGCTCGCCATCCTGGCCTCCGTCGCGTTTGGGGTGGAAATCAACTTCAAAGACGTGCACGTCGAAGGCATCACGCATGTCTCCGCCGTGGATATCGAATTTGCCGAAGAACTGGGCTATCGCATCAAGCTGTTGGGCGTGGCTGAGCGTCGCAACGGCACGGTGGAACAGCGCGTGCACCCGACCATGGTGCCGCTGAGCGCGCCGATTTCTCAAGTCGAAGGTGTGTTCAACTCCGTCGTCATCGATGGTGACGCGGTGGACACGGTGGTCCTGGTGGGCCGTGGTGCCGGTGAATTGCCGACGGCGTCTGCCGTCGTGGGCGACATCTGCGACATTGCCCGTGGGCTGTCTGTGCCGACGTTCTCAGTTCCGGTCAGCGATCTGGAAAAGGTTCCGACGCGCGACATGGCCGAACATGTGGGTGCTTACTACGTGCGCCTCAGCCTGACGGACGAGCCGGGTGTGTTCGCCGACGTGGCCGCTGCGTTGCGTGACAACAACGTGTCCATGGAATCCATGATCCAACGCGGCCGCGAAGAAGGCAAACCGGTTCCGGTGGTGATGACGACCCACGAAACCAAGGAAGCCGACATGGTCAAAGCTTTGGCCGCTATCGAAGCCTTGGACCGCGTCGTCGACAAACCCTGCATGATCCGCATCGAAGGCGCTTAA
- a CDS encoding LL-diaminopimelate aminotransferase produces the protein MEQEFHRIRRLPPYVFAEVNRMKAHARAAGEDIIDFGMGNPDQPTPQHIVDKLCETANNPRTHGYSNSRGIPGLRKALSAYYERRWDVSIDPETEAIVTLGSKEGLANLASAMTSPGDVILVPNPSYPIHQFGFIIAGAAVRNIPVSTGPEFFESLKSAVQHSVPKPSLLVINYPNNPTATVCDLDFYEAVVDFCRHHEIYVLSDLAYSEIYYGDTLPPSMLQVKGAKDICVEFTSMSKTYNMPGWRIGFAAGNPHLISALTRIKSYLDYGAFTPIQVAAAAALNGPQDCVDGIRAMYKERRDVLIGGLADAGWHVPSPDATMFAWAPLPDEYKHLGSLEFSKLLLSEAQVAVAPGIGFGEHGDDFVRLAVVENKHRTRQAIRSIKQFMDNHQNILENAEKKRAQAK, from the coding sequence ATGGAACAAGAATTTCACCGCATTCGTCGCCTACCACCCTATGTCTTCGCTGAAGTCAATCGGATGAAGGCCCATGCGCGCGCCGCCGGAGAAGACATCATCGACTTCGGTATGGGCAACCCCGACCAGCCAACGCCGCAGCATATCGTCGATAAACTGTGCGAAACGGCCAACAATCCACGCACGCACGGGTATTCGAACTCGCGCGGTATTCCGGGCCTGCGCAAAGCGCTGTCGGCGTATTATGAGCGCCGTTGGGACGTGTCCATTGACCCGGAAACGGAAGCCATCGTGACGCTGGGTTCCAAAGAGGGTTTGGCCAACTTGGCGTCTGCCATGACCAGCCCGGGTGACGTGATCTTGGTGCCCAACCCCAGCTATCCGATCCACCAGTTCGGGTTCATCATTGCCGGTGCAGCGGTGCGCAACATTCCGGTCTCCACGGGGCCTGAATTTTTTGAATCGCTGAAAAGCGCTGTTCAGCACTCGGTGCCCAAGCCGTCGCTTTTGGTGATCAACTATCCCAACAACCCTACGGCCACGGTTTGCGATTTGGATTTCTACGAAGCGGTCGTCGATTTCTGCCGCCACCACGAAATCTACGTTCTGTCGGACTTGGCCTATTCGGAAATCTATTACGGCGATACGTTGCCGCCCAGCATGTTGCAAGTGAAAGGGGCCAAGGACATTTGTGTGGAATTCACGTCCATGTCCAAGACCTACAACATGCCCGGCTGGCGCATCGGCTTTGCAGCGGGGAACCCCCATCTGATTTCGGCACTCACACGGATCAAGTCGTATCTGGACTATGGTGCGTTCACGCCCATCCAGGTGGCCGCTGCGGCGGCTCTGAACGGTCCGCAAGACTGTGTGGACGGCATCCGCGCCATGTACAAGGAACGCCGCGACGTCTTGATCGGCGGATTAGCCGATGCAGGCTGGCATGTGCCGAGCCCCGACGCGACGATGTTCGCCTGGGCACCGTTGCCCGATGAATACAAGCACTTGGGCTCGTTGGAGTTTTCCAAGTTGCTGTTGAGCGAAGCCCAAGTGGCGGTCGCTCCGGGCATTGGGTTCGGCGAACACGGAGACGATTTTGTGCGCTTGGCCGTGGTGGAAAACAAACACCGCACGCGCCAAGCTATTCGGTCCATCAAACAGTTTATGGACAACCATCAAAACATTCTTGAGAACGCGGAAAAAAAGCGCGCCCAAGCAAAGTAA
- a CDS encoding OmpA family protein, producing the protein MAKIRIQSGTFRMAASALVMSVALSACESVPDAINPVSWYDKTTDFFSGDNQAAETSQPGAQTAAGGNQGLSADPAAPPPAPVPSQQVAEASGGLSADQTQQGNYASPPIARQGQASNVLAPQSDPSAPPVPSAQPVSPVMPASPMPSPVVAGAQPPAAPSMPGTTMLTPPSEAEMASAFPSPPKPFEFPPVTSSTPYGADQFETVVISADGMSSVAPARPQMIEQVAEAPSGAMFPQPGTTTNSFSGAEMVHGMLRVATINFANNSASLDHRDRSILGAVIQLHRERGGRVVVIGHASSRTRDMDYIKHQMVNFEISMHRASSIGAQLQALGLDANALEIQAVADSQPMYLEVMPSGEAGNRRVEIYLAGAAT; encoded by the coding sequence ATGGCTAAAATCCGGATCCAATCAGGAACGTTTCGCATGGCTGCATCCGCGCTGGTGATGAGCGTTGCGCTCAGCGCTTGTGAATCCGTACCCGATGCCATCAACCCGGTGTCTTGGTACGACAAGACGACGGATTTCTTCTCCGGCGACAATCAGGCGGCTGAAACGTCACAACCAGGCGCGCAAACGGCTGCTGGCGGAAATCAGGGCTTATCCGCCGATCCTGCCGCTCCGCCGCCGGCTCCTGTGCCGTCTCAACAAGTTGCTGAAGCTTCTGGCGGTCTTTCGGCTGATCAGACGCAACAGGGCAACTACGCATCTCCGCCCATTGCTCGCCAAGGCCAAGCCTCTAACGTATTGGCTCCGCAGTCGGACCCGTCGGCTCCGCCTGTGCCGAGCGCGCAGCCCGTTTCTCCTGTGATGCCTGCATCCCCGATGCCATCGCCGGTCGTAGCGGGCGCTCAGCCGCCTGCGGCCCCCAGTATGCCGGGTACGACGATGTTGACCCCGCCGAGCGAAGCGGAAATGGCTTCTGCCTTCCCGTCGCCGCCCAAACCGTTTGAATTTCCGCCGGTGACGTCCAGCACGCCTTATGGCGCAGATCAGTTTGAAACCGTTGTGATTTCCGCCGACGGCATGTCAAGCGTGGCTCCGGCCCGCCCGCAAATGATCGAACAGGTGGCCGAAGCCCCGTCCGGCGCCATGTTCCCGCAGCCGGGCACGACCACCAACAGCTTTTCCGGAGCGGAAATGGTTCACGGCATGTTGCGTGTGGCGACCATCAACTTTGCCAACAACTCCGCCAGCTTGGACCACCGTGACCGTTCGATCCTGGGCGCTGTGATCCAGTTGCATCGTGAACGCGGTGGCCGTGTGGTGGTTATCGGGCATGCCAGCTCACGCACCAGGGATATGGACTATATCAAGCACCAAATGGTGAACTTTGAAATTTCCATGCATCGCGCCTCTTCCATCGGTGCGCAACTTCAAGCCTTGGGCTTGGATGCAAATGCCCTGGAAATTCAAGCCGTTGCCGACAGCCAGCCGATGTATCTGGAAGTCATGCCTTCGGGTGAGGCGGGCAATCGCCGCGTCGAAATTTACCTCGCGGGTGCGGCCACTTAG
- the phaC gene encoding class I poly(R)-hydroxyalkanoic acid synthase yields MTDNRSTGHKSPLTEAPIEHIEELPAILADVATKSQDMIREFNERHALGDPEWQQTARSEMSLTEVVGLPEIFGELTRQMINEPEHLAQAQMKYWENGLKLLGYLNARMAGKEPEPVIQPSPGDKRFKDDDWTQEVYFDFLKQQYLLFSQWVQDLVGAAGGLDPHERRKAEFFTKRVTDAMSPTNFLLTNPIALHETIETKGQNLLRGLELAIEDMERGHGRFAVRQTPDNAFTMGEDIAATPGKVVFRNDLMELIQYTPTTDKVRKTPLLIVPPWINKFYILDLDEEKSFMHWAVSEGHTVFVISWVNPGESLKDKAFEDYLNEGPLAALDAIEKATGEKEVNAIGYCIGGTLLATTLAYLAATKQKKRIKAATFFTTLLDFSDVGELAIFTDAGMVQRLEEHMKDNGILYGHEMASTFSQLRANDLIWNFAINNYLLGKEPRPFDILYWNSDSTNMPAAMHAYYLRNMYLENRLRLKGGIDIMGVPIDLSKVKTPSYFLATKDDHIAPWKTVYESATLFSGSTKYVLGGSGHVAGVINPPGRNKYGYMTRSKGGKERPNSPEDWFNLAEQHDGSWMHDWKKWIARHAGKKDLEPRVPGEGKLKALCEAPGTYVKMRGE; encoded by the coding sequence ATGACTGACAACCGTTCAACGGGACATAAATCGCCTTTAACCGAGGCCCCAATTGAACATATCGAAGAATTGCCTGCGATTTTGGCTGATGTCGCCACCAAGTCCCAGGACATGATCCGTGAATTCAACGAACGGCACGCCCTGGGCGATCCGGAATGGCAGCAAACCGCACGTTCGGAAATGAGCCTGACGGAAGTCGTCGGCCTTCCGGAAATCTTCGGTGAGCTTACTCGCCAAATGATCAATGAGCCTGAGCACTTGGCCCAAGCGCAGATGAAGTATTGGGAAAACGGGTTGAAACTGTTGGGTTACCTCAACGCACGCATGGCCGGCAAAGAGCCAGAGCCTGTGATTCAACCTTCGCCCGGCGACAAACGTTTCAAAGACGACGACTGGACCCAAGAGGTCTATTTCGACTTTCTCAAGCAACAATACCTGCTATTTTCCCAATGGGTGCAAGACTTGGTCGGTGCAGCCGGTGGCTTGGACCCGCACGAGCGGCGCAAGGCGGAATTTTTCACCAAACGCGTCACGGACGCCATGTCGCCCACAAACTTTTTGCTGACCAACCCGATTGCCCTTCACGAAACCATCGAAACCAAAGGCCAAAACCTCTTGCGTGGCTTGGAGCTGGCAATCGAGGATATGGAACGCGGCCACGGACGTTTTGCCGTGCGCCAAACCCCGGACAACGCCTTTACCATGGGCGAAGACATTGCCGCCACGCCGGGCAAGGTCGTGTTCCGCAATGATTTGATGGAACTGATCCAATACACACCGACCACGGACAAAGTGCGCAAAACACCTTTGTTGATCGTGCCGCCCTGGATTAACAAGTTCTATATCTTGGACTTGGACGAAGAAAAGTCCTTCATGCATTGGGCGGTTTCCGAAGGCCACACGGTGTTCGTCATTTCCTGGGTTAATCCGGGCGAAAGCCTCAAGGACAAAGCCTTTGAAGATTATTTGAACGAAGGCCCCCTGGCCGCGCTCGACGCTATTGAAAAAGCCACGGGCGAAAAAGAAGTCAACGCGATTGGGTATTGCATCGGCGGCACCCTGTTGGCCACCACTCTGGCTTATCTGGCCGCAACCAAACAAAAGAAACGTATCAAAGCGGCAACGTTCTTCACCACCCTGTTGGATTTCTCCGACGTGGGCGAGCTGGCCATCTTCACCGATGCGGGCATGGTCCAGCGCTTGGAAGAGCACATGAAGGACAATGGCATTTTGTACGGTCACGAAATGGCATCGACCTTCTCGCAGCTGCGTGCAAACGATTTGATCTGGAACTTTGCCATCAACAATTATCTATTGGGCAAGGAACCGCGTCCGTTCGATATTTTGTATTGGAACTCCGACAGCACCAATATGCCGGCGGCCATGCATGCGTATTATCTGCGCAACATGTATTTGGAAAACCGCCTGCGGCTCAAAGGCGGCATCGACATCATGGGTGTTCCCATTGATCTGTCGAAAGTCAAAACGCCAAGCTATTTCTTGGCGACCAAGGACGATCATATCGCACCGTGGAAAACCGTTTATGAAAGTGCAACGCTGTTTAGCGGTTCAACCAAGTATGTACTAGGCGGATCGGGGCACGTGGCGGGCGTTATCAACCCGCCGGGTCGCAACAAGTACGGCTATATGACCCGCTCCAAAGGCGGCAAAGAACGCCCAAACAGCCCCGAAGATTGGTTCAATTTGGCCGAGCAACATGACGGTTCGTGGATGCACGATTGGAAAAAATGGATTGCCCGCCACGCTGGAAAAAAAGACCTAGAACCGAGGGTCCCCGGCGAAGGCAAACTCAAAGCCTTGTGCGAAGCTCCCGGCACCTACGTTAAAATGAGAGGCGAATAA